The following proteins come from a genomic window of Vidua chalybeata isolate OUT-0048 chromosome 2, bVidCha1 merged haplotype, whole genome shotgun sequence:
- the LRRC32 gene encoding transforming growth factor beta activator LRRC32 — MKLNIIFLLAVVNTGTFNYHPTEGTPCEMANSQAFCHNKDLHQIPHELHPNVNKIDLSGNLIQSIPEIPLSFYTSLQYLDLSFNQISFITSGVFAHMTSLLEINLANNHLHELTQNETEGIGLLPKVEIMDLSHNNLYSGMAEYFINQAPTLQYLSLADNSIVMISHKMFRGSPSLVEIDLQRNIIMEIEEGAFETLANLSKLNLSTNSITCISDFNLRQLEILDLSRNSIETFSITKSNEEYSLRCLDLSENKLLHFPVLPQVNKLVTLNLSNNLIQLTAESPYNKMDYMDNEWLDASFHLLDQKRSKNTSSLYLSQLVYLDLSYNKIKSIPDGFFELMLSLHTLNLSKNCLEGFAVSYDSALVSLTVLDLSFNALQNLLLDAGALPNLREFHIQNNNLQTLQFDIFSSLPSLRLLNLQSNNISLCHMYSGLAKQRLAGEESGCVSFVNSPALQYLYLADNMLNILPARTFYKTPLLVLDLSMNPGLKIELKALAGLEKSLEYLHLHGNSLIDLNIDLPCFSHLKHLNLSENQLNWLPKWSSDSPLEVLDLRNNRFSTLQDSNILALENSLKNLYLSGNPLNCCGNIWLSSMIQNKNVQIPNVEHLTCQYIRSFGYWEEMHIENIRPEDCEKEDLKKINIIIILTSVLVLSVIIIGVGSFFCFRKQNFSHQFKA, encoded by the exons ATGAAACTGAACATCATCTTCTTGCTGGCAGTGGTGAACACAGGAACTTTTAACTATCATCCCACAGAGGGGACACCCTGTGAAATG GCAAATTCACAAGCATTTTGCCACAACAAAGACCTCCACCAAATCCCTCATGAGCTCCATCCGAATGTAAACAAAATAGATCTGTCTGGAAACCTGATTCAAAGCATACCTGAAATACCATTATCATTTTACACTTCCCTCCAGTATCTGGATTTAAGCTTCAACCAGATAAGCTTCATCACATCTGGAGTGTTTGCACATATGACAAGTTTGCTGGAAATAAATTTAGCCAATAATCATTTACATGAGCTTACTCAGAATGAGACAGAGGGGATTGGACTTTTGCCCAAGGTGGAGATAATGGACTTGTCCCACAACAATCTCTACAGTGGGATGGCTGAGTATTTCATTAATCAAGCTCCAACACTGCAGTATCTTTCCTTGGCAGACAACAGTATTGTAATGATATCACACAAGATGTTTCGGGGATCTCCCAGTCTTGTGGAGATTGATCTTCAGAGAAATATCATCATGGAAATAGAAGAAGGTGCTTTTGAGACTCTAGCAAACCTTTCCAAACTCAACCTCTCCACAAATTCAATTACTTGCATCTCTGATTTCAACCTCAGGCAGTTGGAGATACTTGACCTTAGCAGGAATAGCATTGAAACCTTCAGCATCACAAAGTCAAATGAGGAATATAGTTTAAGATGTCTGGATCTTAGTGAAAACAAATTACTTCACTTCCCAGTCTTGCCTCAGGTAAATAAGCTGGTAACTCTGAATttatcaaataatttaattcagcTCACTGCTGAATCCCCCTATAATAAAATGGACTACATGGATAATGAATGGCTAGATGcttcttttcatcttcttgATCAGAAGCGAAGTAAAAATACAAGTTCTCTTTATTTATCCCAGCTTGTATATTTAGACTTAAGTTATAATAAAATCAAATCCATTCCAGATGGGTTCTTTGAGTTAATGTTGTCCCTTCACACCCTTAATCTCAGCAAAAACTGTCTTGAGGGATTTGCTGTAAGTTATGATAGTGCATTGGTCTCCCTAACCGTCCTTGACTTGAGCTTCAATGCTTTGCAGAACCTTCTCCTCGATGCTGGTGCTTTGCCAAATTTGAGGGAGTTTCATATTCAAAACAACAACCTACAGACCCTGCAATTTGACATCTTTTCCAGTCTTCCTAGCCTCAGACTTCTTAACCTACAGAGCAATAACATCAGCCTGTGCCACATGTACTCGGGATTAGCTAAGCAAAGACTTGCTGGAGAGGAAAGTGGCTGTGTGTCATTTGTCAATTCTCCTGCTCTCCAGTACTTGTACCTAGCAGACAACATGCTGAACATCCTACCAGCACGCACCTTCTACAAGACTCCACTGCTTGTTTTGGATCTCTCCATGAACCCTGGACTGAAAATAGAACTTAAAGCACTAGCAGGACTGGAAAAGTCTCTGGAATACCTGCATTTACATGGAAATAGCCTGATAGATTTAAATATTGACTTGCCTTGTTTTAGTCACCTTAAACATTTAAACCTCTCTGAAAATCAGCTGAACTGGCTGCCTAAGTGGAGTAGTGACTCTCCACTGGAAGTTCTAGATCTACGGAACAATAGGTTCAGTACCTTACAGGACAGCAATATTTTAGCATTAGAAAATTCACTTAAAAACTTGTATCTCTCTGGGAACCCACTCAACTGCTGTGGAAACATCTGGCTTTCATCAATGATCCAGAACAAAAATGTCCAGATCCCCAATGTGGAGCACTTAACGTGCCAGTACATTCGGAGCTTCGGGTATTGGGAAGAAATGCACATTGAGAACATCAGACCAGAAGACTGTGAAAAAGAGGATCTGAAGAAAATCAACATCATCATTATATTAACATCTGTACTAGTTTTATCTGTGATCATCATTGGTGTGGGTTCATTTTTTTGCTTCCGAAAGCAAAACTTTAGCCACCAGTTTAAAGCATAG